The Actinomycetes bacterium genome includes the window CGGGCGAGGACGCCGAGGTGGGCGACGTGCCGCAGCCGGGCGGTCGGCACCCGCTGCACGCCGAGGCCGTCGACCACGTCCTGGCCGTGGGCCCAGGTCTCCATCAGCCGGGCGGTCACGAACGACGGGGCGCTCATGGTCACGCCGAACCAGGGGATGCGGTCCTTGGCGTGGAGCCCGGCCACGGTGTCGAGCAGAGCCGCTCCCTCCCCCCGCCACCAGGCCAGCAGCTCGGCCGGGTTGAGCCCGCGGCCCTTGCGGAGGTGGATGGCCATGAGCTCGTCGGTGCTGGTCACCCCGGCGACCGCGGCAGCCAGCGCCTCGTGGTCGTTGACGGCCAGCCGGGCCGCCCCGTCGAACCAGGCCAGATGGCTGATCTGGTCGCGCACCATCCAGCCTTCGGCGGGGGTGGCGCGGTCCCAGTCCTCGTCGTCGAGCTCGGCCACCAGGCCGTCGAGCGCGGCTTGCTCGCCGGCCAGGTCGGCACAGATCTCCTGCACGCCGGCCACGGTCATCGCTCCTTCCCGGGCGCCAGCCTGACTCGGCCATCGCCGGCACCGCCTGACGCGGTCGAGGCCCCACCGGGGGGCGGGGCGCCCTCCTCGTCGAGCACGGCGAGGACCATGCCGGCGTCGACCTCCTGGCCCTCGGCGACCAGGACCTCGCGGACCCGGCCAGCGCGCGGGGCGGCGACGTGGTGCTCGGTCTTCATCGCCTCGACCACCACCAGGACCGCGCCGGCCGGCACGAGGTCCCCGGGGGCGGCGGCGACCCTGCGGACGACCCCCGGCAGCGGGGACTCGAGCGACCCGGCCGGCCGGGGCTCGGCCGGCTCCCCGAACCGCGGGCGCTCCCGCAGCGTGGCATGTCCGAGCGCGCTGTCGACGAAGTGGAGGTCGCCGACCCGGTGGACCTCGAAGCGGCGCCGCACCCCACCGGCCTCCAGGTCGACCAGGTCGGGCCGGCACGACCGGACCCGGACCCCGCGGAGGGACTCGCCGTCGACGGCGAGCTCGAACCCGGACCGGCCGAGCTGGTAGCCGACCGAGACCGCCCCGGCGGCCCCCTCGAACACCACATGCTGCGGCTGCGAGGGGTTGTTGCGCCACCCGGGTGGGATGCCTGGGTGGATGGTCGCGGCGGCCACCCGCCCGGCCTGGGCGGCCAGCGCGGCGGCCACGGCGTGGAGGCGCCCGGCGGGCGGGTGCCGGTCGAGGAACCCGGTGTCGACGTCGCCGGCCAGGAACGCCGGGTGGCGCAGCACGCCGACCAGCAGCTCCCGGTTGGTGGCCGGGCCGTGCAGGCGGGCGCCGGCCAGGGCGGCGGCGAGCAGCCCGGCCGCCTCCCGGCGGGTGTGGGCGTGGGCGATCACCTTGGCCAGCAGCGGGTCGTAGTGGACCCCGACCACCGACCCGTCGGCCACCCCGGCGTCGACCCGCAGGCCCGGCCGCTCCTCGATGCGGAAGCGGTGCAGCATGCCAGCGGTGGGCAAGAAGCCGCGCACGGGGTCCTCCGCGTAGAGCCGCGCCTCGATGGCATGGCCGGCCATGCGGGCGCCGACGACCTCCTCGGGCAGGGGCGCACCCTCGGCCACCAGGAGCTGGAGGCGGACCAGGTCGAGGCCGGTGACGGCCTCGGTCACCGGGTGCTCGACCTGCAGGCGGGTGTTCATCTCCAGGAACAGCAGCTCGCCGGCGGGGGTGAGCAGGAACTCCACCGTGCCCGCGCCGACGTAGCCGACCGCCTGGGCGAGGGCGACCGCCGCCTCGCCGAGCC containing:
- a CDS encoding TIGR03084 family metal-binding protein, which codes for MTVAGVQEICADLAGEQAALDGLVAELDDEDWDRATPAEGWMVRDQISHLAWFDGAARLAVNDHEALAAAVAGVTSTDELMAIHLRKGRGLNPAELLAWWRGEGAALLDTVAGLHAKDRIPWFGVTMSAPSFVTARLMETWAHGQDVVDGLGVQRVPTARLRHVAHLGVLARPWSYATRGLDPPRDGVFIDLGAPGGGRWTWGDERWPDRVRGTALDFCLVVCQRRHVADTGLEVEGESAVGWMAIAQVFNGPPGAGRRPGQFPRDGASSTGG
- a CDS encoding biotin carboxylase N-terminal domain-containing protein → MIERLLVANRGEVASRVMRTCRAMGIATVAVFSDPDAGAPFVAEADEAVPLGGAAPADSYLRADAILDAAERTGAQGVHPGYGFLAENADFARACRKRGLVFVGPPPEAIAAMGDKREARRLATAAGIPVAPGADATGLDRGALLAAAETVGWPLMVKAALGGGGVGMRVVRDPGELPGAVAATHRQAATAFGSDAVLLERYVEAARHVEIQVLGDAHGRVVHLFERECSVQRRHQKLVEEAPSRAVDAGLRRRLGEAAVALAQAVGYVGAGTVEFLLTPAGELLFLEMNTRLQVEHPVTEAVTGLDLVRLQLLVAEGAPLPEEVVGARMAGHAIEARLYAEDPVRGFLPTAGMLHRFRIEERPGLRVDAGVADGSVVGVHYDPLLAKVIAHAHTRREAAGLLAAALAGARLHGPATNRELLVGVLRHPAFLAGDVDTGFLDRHPPAGRLHAVAAALAAQAGRVAAATIHPGIPPGWRNNPSQPQHVVFEGAAGAVSVGYQLGRSGFELAVDGESLRGVRVRSCRPDLVDLEAGGVRRRFEVHRVGDLHFVDSALGHATLRERPRFGEPAEPRPAGSLESPLPGVVRRVAAAPGDLVPAGAVLVVVEAMKTEHHVAAPRAGRVREVLVAEGQEVDAGMVLAVLDEEGAPPPGGASTASGGAGDGRVRLAPGKER